A region of the Desulfovibrio gilichinskyi genome:
CCTTACTACTATTAGAAAGAAGCTCCTTACACTCTTTATCTGAACCAGAGTTCTCAGCACAGGCTTTAATCATCTTATACGGACTTACATCAGCCCAAAGCGAGTGTCCCTCGAGAAACGAATACTCAAGCGAATTACGCGCAGCATTTTTTAAATCGGCGTAAGTCAAGCCTTGATCAATAACAGCCGTTACATACTCATTTGTCAACGTGGATCTCGCAATCCCCATATCATCTGTAGAGAAAGCGACAGGGACACCAGATTTGATATACATATGAACAGGATGATTCTTACCGGAGACTTTTAAAATAGCATCATTACTTGTAAGTAAACACTCTAAAGCAATGCCTTGCTCCTTCATAATGGCAAGAGTATCACGAGCATTTTTTTCATATGGTATATCAACACCATGACCTATACGCTTCGCATGCCCTTTCGTAATTGCTAGGAAAATATGATCTGATAATGCTTCTGGAGTTGCAAGCAAAGGTGTAAGCTCTCCTGCATGCAGTGTAATAGGAACATCCGGATAAATATTATGGAAAAAATCCAGCATATCCATATGCAATTTATAATCTCGTATTGCTATGGGGTCATCTTCTGGGGCGACTAGATTGACACCAATCACACGTGGATCTTTCCGAACAAGTTCAAATGACCATGCCATCTGGCAAAAAACATTCGCTGGTTCCGAGACACGAATAACTTGATTGATATAGCGCTGAAGAACTTTACTTCCGTTTCCGTCACTGAGAATTTGATTTTTTAAGTCTTCGGCAGCATCAAATATTTTTATAGCCTGATCCATCTCGGAGTATAGACCGGCCTTCTTTAATTTTTTAAGAGTAGAATCGAAATTACCATCCCACCCGACTTGCTTACTTAAAGATGCAACACCATGAGGTCCATAAATGGAAAGCATGATTTCTTCATATTGTACATTGTCACGATAAGCCTGTTTTGCAGCATAAGCCAACATACGCCCGCGATTATCAGTTGCAACTCCGAATTTTCCAAAAGTATCAAAAAAATGA
Encoded here:
- a CDS encoding adenosine deaminase, producing MKSMKKYVIVILLVVFSGCARGNHDLSFDKISHDPVALRIMLAEMPKGAELHTHLSGIPYAEDYLTWAAADKACIDKTSSRIVEGPCGNNSIPVRQLFVKSNIWNTVVDTLSDRQNLQDNKIWGHDHFFDTFGKFGVATDNRGRMLAYAAKQAYRDNVQYEEIMLSIYGPHGVASLSKQVGWDGNFDSTLKKLKKAGLYSEMDQAIKIFDAAEDLKNQILSDGNGSKVLQRYINQVIRVSEPANVFCQMAWSFELVRKDPRVIGVNLVAPEDDPIAIRDYKLHMDMLDFFHNIYPDVPITLHAGELTPLLATPEALSDHIFLAITKGHAKRIGHGVDIPYEKNARDTLAIMKEQGIALECLLTSNDAILKVSGKNHPVHMYIKSGVPVAFSTDDMGIARSTLTNEYVTAVIDQGLTYADLKNAARNSLEYSFLEGHSLWADVSPYKMIKACAENSGSDKECKELLSNSSKATQQWELEQKLKDFETNYLAAH